The following proteins are encoded in a genomic region of Thermothielavioides terrestris NRRL 8126 chromosome 5, complete sequence:
- a CDS encoding SIN3-like protein (Contains conserved domain SIN3[COG5602], Histone deacetylase complex, SIN3 component. Contains conserved domain SIN3[COG5602], Histone deacetylase complex, SIN3 component), translated as MRSILVPFIVLSGTVSAQLLVPLIRSASVPRPFDRDQAPLMEPVGPGPAVPPSGSSPAEPPPDSGGGVMLSDVMGKDRSINLFAGFVRDVESAARRLDNSSQNTTVLAPLNSAVEKLPRKPWEDPGEYSALGPNAYEGQEGQDRAQRNLRRFVEAHLVPLSPWPAGEKVKPVGGDREIWWEEKDGTRLIQPGAIEVASVAGKVTNGQVHHQVAMNNQPLHGGGGFDRDRDRDVDEQRHRALHQDDMARREREREHDRDRERERERDREREEAERQHRDAYPPTAPHHSSAGSLPIHQPVASRISNSITGPGGLLANHGSSAPSLAMGGPSAPAPGFGGPLHGDSARPAQHHGGPGATQPPQHQIYAPMSHGPNGPSNSLGGSGGPPSIFGGPLQQENGRPMPQDGVRGMQQQLPFGSSMGPGHAMPAGPGGMPQGQQPILNDALSYLDQVKVQFHEQPDVYNRFLDIMKDFKSQTIDTPGVISRVSELFAGHPNLIQGFNTFLPPGYRIECGLENNPNSIRVTTPSGSTIHSIGRASQHEATQPTSGPAHAQGYLSSRSGWQAPHPHSVESPEATFSVPAQNGQPGFPGSNQGAPFDGTSPIQQRSVPAAQNGTPMNHAPAPRTALTPTPAGGPPNTNSGAASQQAILEKRGPVEFNHAISYVNKIKNRFQDKPEIYKQFLEILQTYQREQKPIQDVYSQVTSLFHTAPDLLEDFKQFLPESAAQTRSVGPRAEESMPMAATTPTPQPGHLARDGPKMPPVGNFAPPASASKDNKKRRPEKAPAGPAPSTSEQSQMSALRGTLPPAPSANKRAKLTHKPNAAESTFIEPTLTPTMPEPLAPTPLAVSTQDDLAFFEKVKKHIGNRTATTEFLKLLNLWNQDLITKDLLIYKANQFMGGNPELLNGLRALVRQDTTDEVVENRPEPPTGRVSLSNCRGLGPSYRLLPKRERLKPCSGRDELCQSVLNDEWASHPTWASEDSGFVAHRKNAYEESLHRIEEERHDYDFYIEANQKCIQLLEPIAQQMLSLPASERANFKMPAGLGGQSTSIYKRVLKKIYGPEKGCEVANDMFRYPFTVVPVVMARLKQKDEEWRFTQREWEKVWQAQTEVMHLKSLDHMGIQVKSNDKRNLAAKHLVDVIKTKHEEQRRIRMAKGKTPRYQFAYSFTDEDLILDLLRFMVIFANVGGQHNAQERRRILEFFETFIPQFFDLPEEKVQEKLADIDQDSAEEDEDETTALELTNGRARRNDKKSNLLRGVLDPGRNGSRSRGQKEDSAASGSKETTPDVGSANEEEMADAPEDSSLPEVSNSRWLPTVPGPIIVEKGRGGKGSDLVDVDGELKADAPFPRRWYNFYCNQNIYVFFTVFQTLFKRLEEVKQSKDSVLEEIRRENAEKPAKILGFVHEGMHYFDSEDPATFWPKTVELIEDFINGEIDESRYQDVLRHYYLRKGWTLYTIQDLLKTLCRLALSCNNPDAKGEKTKELVKAYLESRHQTETSFQNEISARKFAEKCIKDGEMFVIAWYPAKKEATVRWLQKDDTTFYMDEMERIQQWQYYISSYMRVEHTEGVVRSRLQKVLLERNLPSDAKDSPEDGGYAPKPLVIHEGLIVRICLNSSKMVFEKGTSDCFMYNNSAAAGQREGAEDGEADGGSDEDREAKRAFRREIQADKLKEKTVTNNLWMRGLSHDEVQRVNTEFQRWKEHGIPLSPEDEDDADLTMEG; from the exons AGGAGTGCCTCTGTCCCCCGACCTTTCGATCGTGACCAAGCGCCCCTCATGGAGCCCGTTGGCCCGGGCCCGGCAGTGCCCCCGTCCGGCTCCTCTCCAGCTGAGCCGCCTCCGGACTCCGGAGGCGGCGTGATGCTGTCTGATGTCATGGGTAAGGATAGGAGCATTAACCTCTTCGCTGG ATTTGTGCGCGACGTCGAGTCCGCCGCACGCCGGCTCGATAACTCGTCGCAGAACACGACCGTTCTGGCTCCGCTCAACTCGGCCGTCGAGAAGCTGCCCAGGAAACCATGGGAAGACCCCGGGGAATACAGCGCGCTTGGGCCCAACGCGTACGAGGGCCAGGAAGGACAGGACAGAGCCCAGCGGAACTTGCGCAGGTTCGTGGAGGCGCACCTGGTGCCCCTGAGCCCGTGGCCCGCAGGAGAAAAGGTCAAGCCCGTCGGGGGGGACCGGGAGATCTGGTGGGAAGAAAAGGATGGGACGCGGCTG ATCCAGCCAGGCGCGATCGAGGTTGCCAGCGTAGCCGGAAAGGTCACCAATGGTCAGGTG CA CCACCAAGTAGCCATGAATAACCAGCCGctgcatggcggcggcggcttcgaccgcgaccgcgaccgcgatgTCGACGAGCAACGTCATCGCGCCCTCCATCAAGACGATATGGCAAGGCGAGAAAGGGAGCGCGAGCACGACCGCGACCGTGAACGCGAGCGAGAGCGAGACCGCGAACGGGAAGAAGCcgagcgccagcaccgcgaCGCATacccgccgaccgcgcccCATCACAGTAGCGCCGGTTCCCTCCCGATCCACCAGCCCGTCGCATCGAGGATCTCGAACTCGATCACCGGCCCCGGTGGCCTCCTCGCGAACCACGGGAGCTCGGCCCCTTCCCTGGCCATGGGTGGGCCTTCGGCCCCTGCGCCGGGCTTCGGCGGGCCGCTCCACGGCGATTCCGCCAGGCCGGCGCAACATCATGGCGGTCCGGGAGCCACGCAGCCACCTCAACACCAGATCTACGCGCCCATGAGTCATGGCCCGAATGGTCCCAGCAACTCCCTGGGCGGATCGGGCGGGCCCCCTTCCATCTTCGGCGGCCCACTTCAGCAGGAGAACGGCCGGCCCATGCCGCAGGACGGCGTCAGAGGCATGCAGCAGCAATTACCCTTCGGATCCAGTATGGGTCCCGGCCATGCGATGCCTGCTGGACCTGGCGGCATGCCTCAGGGCCAGCAGCCCATCCTGAAT GATGCGCTCAGCTACCTCGATCAAGTCAAGGTGCAATTCCACGAGCAACCGGACGTCTACAATCGGTTCTTGGACATCATGAAGGATTTCAAGAGTCAGAC AATCGACACGCCCGGTGTTATCAGCAGAGTCTCCGAACTCTTCGCTGGCCACCCAAACCTCATCCAGGGCTTTAACACTTTCCTCCCCCCCGGATATCGCATCGAGTGCGGACTGGAAAACAACCCCAACAGCATCCGCGTCACGACTCCATCAGGTTCAACAATCCACTCAATCGGCCGAGCAAGCCAACACGAAGCGACACAACCGACGTCCGGTCCTGCGCATGCGCAAGGATATctgagcagcaggagcggcTGGCAAGCGCCGCACCCTCACAGCGTGGAAAGCCCAGAAGCCACGTTCAGTGTGCCGGCACAAAACGGCCAGCCGGGATTCCCTGGGTCGAACCAGGGTGCTCCGTTTGACGGCACCAGCCCGATCCAACAGAGATCCGTACCGGCCGCTCAGAACGGCACCCCTATGAACCACGCCCCTGCCCCTCGGACAGCGCTCACCCCTACTCCGGCTGGCGGTCCGCCCAACACGAACAGCGGTGCTGCTTCTCAGCAGGCTATCCTGGAGAAACGCGGACCCGTGGAATTCAACCACGCGATTAGCTACGTCAACAAAATCAAA AATCGCTTCCAGGATAAACCTGAAATTTACAAGCAGTTTCTCGAGATCCTGCAGACCTACCAACGCGAGCAAAAACCGATTCAGGACGTATATTCCCAGGTCACCAGCCTTTTCCATACAGCACCCGATCTTCTTGAGGATTTCAAACAGTTCCTCCCCGAGTCGGCCGCGCAGACTCGATCGGTTGGCCCACGCGCTGAAGAGAGCATGCCTATGGCGGCGACCACGCCAacgccgcagccgggccATCTTGCTCGCGACGGCCCCAAGATGCCACCGGTTGGCAATTTCgctccgccggcgagcgcaaGCAAAGACAACAAGAAACGTCGTCCGGAGAAGGCGCCCGCTGGCCCTGCTCCCTCGACTTCGGAGCAATCACAGATGTCGGCTTTGCGAGGGACTCTGCCCCCTGCGCCCTCGGCGAACAAGCGCGCCAAGTTGACGCACAAACCCAACGCTGCCGAGAGCACCTTTATCGAGCCGACGCTGACGCCGACGATGCCCGAGCCGCTGGCGCCTACACCGCTCGCCGTGTCCACGCAAGATGACCTTGCGTTTTTCGAGAAAGTTAAGAAGCACATCGGCAACcggacggcgacgactgAGTTCCTCAAGCTTCTCAACCTCTGGAACCAGGACCTGATCACGAAGGATCTTCTTATTTACAAGGCGAATCAGTTCATGGGCGGCAATCCCGAGCTTCTCAATGGGCTGAGGGCCCTGGTCCGCCAGGATACCACCGACGAAGTCGTCGAGAACCGGCCGGAGCCGCCGACGGGCAGGGTCTCTCTCAGTAATTGCCGTGGACTCGGCCCCAGCTACCGACTGCTACCGAAGCGGGAGCGGCTGAAACCCTGCTCTGGCCGCGACGAACTGTGCCAGTCGGTGCTCAACGACGAATGGGCGTCGCACCCGACCTGGGCGTCGGAGGACTCGGGCTTTGTCGCCCATCGCAAGAACGCCTACGAAGAAAGCCTGCACCGTATCGAGGAGGAGCGTCACGATTACGACTTCTACATCGAGGCGAACCAGAAGTGCATCCAGCTGCTGGAGCCGATCGCACAGCAGATGTTGTCGCTGCCTGCCTCGGAGAGGGCCAACTTCAAGATGCCGGCTGGCCTTGGCGGTCAGAGCACCTCCATCTACAAGCGGGTCCTCAAGAAGATCTACGGTCCAGAGAAGGGCTGCGAGGTCGCCAATGACATGTTCAGGTACCCCTTCACGGTCGTCCCCGTTGTCATGGCGCGCCTGAAGCAAAAGGACGAGGAGTGGAGATTTACTCAG CGCGAGTGGGAGAAGGTTTGGCAGGCCCAGACCGAGGTGATGCACCTGAAGAGCCTGGATCACATGGGCATCCAGGTCAAGAGCAACGACAAGCGCAACCTCGCGGCGAAGCATCTCGTCGACGTGATCAAGACGAAGCACGAAGAACAGCGGCGTATCCGAATGGCGAAGGGCAAGACTCCTCGCTATCAGTTTGCGTACTCGTTCACCGACGAGGATCTCATTCTGGACCTGCTCCGGTTTATGGTCATCTTCGCCAACGTCGGCGGGCAGCACAACGCgcaggagcggcggcggatccTGGAGTTTTTCGAGACCTTCATCCCGCAATTCTTCGATCTTCCCGAGGAGAAAGTCCAGGAGAAACTGGCCGACATCGACCAAGACTCGGcagaggaggacgaggacgaaacGACAGCGCTCGAGTTGACCAacggccgcgctcggcgcaACGATAAGAAGTCCAACCTGCTCCGCGGCGTGCTGGATCCCGGCCGCAACGGCAGTCGGAGCCGTGGGCAAAAGGAAGACAGCGCGGCGTCCGGTAGCAAGGAGACCACGCCCGACGTGGGATCGGCGAACGAGGAAGAGATGGCCGATGCGCCGGAGGATTCGTCGCTGCCGGAGGTGTCCAACAGCCGCTGGCTCCCGACGGTGCCGGGGCCGATCATCGTCGAGAAGGGCAGAGGCGGCAAGGGATCGGACCTCGTTGACGTGGACGGCGAGCTTAAGGCGGACGCGCCGTTCCCGCGGCGCTGGTACAACTTCTATTGCAACCAGAACATCTACGTGTTCTTCACCGTGTTCCAAACGCTGTTCAAGCGGCTCGAGGAAGTCAAGCAGAGCAAGGACAGCGTCTTGGAGGAGATACGGCGCGAGAACGCGGAGAAGCCGGCCAAGATCCTCGGTTTCGTCCACGAGGGCATGCACTACTTTGATAGCGAGGACCCGGCCACGTTCTGGCCCAAGACGGTCGAGCTCATCGAGGACTTCATAAACGGCGAGATCGACGAGAGCCGGTATCAGGACGTGCTGCGGCACTACTACCTCCGCAAGGGCTGGACGCTCTACACGATCCAGGATCTGCTCAAGACGCTGTGCCGGCTCGCGCTGAGCTGCAACAACCCTGATGCCAAGGGCGAGAAGACCAAGGAGCTGGTCAAGGCTTACCTGGAGAGCCGGCATCAGACCGAGACGAGCTTCCAGAACGAGATCAGCGCGCGCAAGTTCGCTGAGAAGTGCATCAAGGACGGCGAGATGTTCGTCATTGCCTGG TACccggccaagaaggaggcgACGGTCCGGTGGCTGCAAAAGGACGACACGACATTCTACATGGACGAGATGGAGCGCATCCAGCAGTGGCAGTACTACATCTCGTCGTACATGCGGGTCGAGCACACCGAGGGCGTGGTGCGGTCGCGGCTACAGAAGGTGCTGCTGGAGCGCAACCTGCCGAGCGACGCTAAGGACTCGCCGGAGGACGGCGGGTACGCGCCCAAGCCGCTGGTGATCCACGAGGGGCTGATCGTCCGCATCTGCCTGAACTCGTCCAAGATGGTGTTCGAGAAGGGCACGTCGGACTGCTTCATGTACAACaacagcgcggccgcgggccagcgcgagggcgccgaggacggcgaggcggacggcggcagcgacgaggacCGCGAGGCCAAGCGCGCCTTCCGCCGCGAGATCCAGGCCGACAAGCTCAAGGAGAAGACCGTCACCAACAACCTCTGGATGCGCGGCCTCAGCCACGACGAGGTGCAGAGGGTCAACACGGAGTTCCAGCGGTGGAAGGAGCACGGGATCCCGCTGTCGccggaggacgaggacgatgcgGACTTGACCATGGAGGGTTGA